The DNA region TCAAGACCTTATTACTTTTAACATCCCCCACCCCcaacacaccaaaaaaaaaaaaaaaaaaacagagctCTTTAAATGAAAAAATCAGTTCTTTTTACTGAAAACAAAAACATGATTCATCAAGACTTGATTTCTACACCGACCCGTATCAAGATTTTGGCTTGATAACACAAAAATCATGTGAAAACAGAGCACTTTACATGAAAAAATCAGTTCTTTTTAGCGAAAACAAAAACACGATTCATCAAGACTTGATTTTTACACTGGACCCGTATCAAGATTTTGTCTTGATAACACAAATATCATGTGAAAACAGAGCACTTTACATGAAAAAATCAGTTCTTAAAACAAAAACACGATTCATCAAGACTTGATTTTACACCGACCCGTATCAAGATTTTGGCTTGACAACACAAAAATCATGTGAAAACAGAGCACTTTACATGAAAAAATCAGTTCTTTTTAACGAAAACAAAAACATGATTCATCAAGACTTGATTTTTACACCGACCCGTATCAAGATTTTGGCTTGATAACACAAAAATCATGGTAAAACAGAGAGAGATTaagatatagatatatatatatatatatatatatggatacgAGAAACCAATCCATATCAAGATTTTGGCATGATAACAGAAAAATCAtgggaaaaaaagagagattaAGATATATACCTGGATACAAGAAGTTTTGAAAAATGACGAGAGCTGTGAGTGTACGGTTCTGTGAAGAAGCCATGGAAAGAGAGAAAACAGAAAGTGAAATGAGAATGGTtcgagagagaagagagaatgaGTAATGAGCCTCAGTTTGTAACGCCTATATTTATTGTTGTTTTCCGTTTGTTCGGTTTCTTCTGTTTCTTCCTATCACTGTAGTTTTAGTGTTGACTAAACACATTCATAGCTGGAtatctattttctttctttattttccttttgagGATTGATTTTCGTAATCCAAAGTAGATATGgttgtcaaaattttgaaatttaaaaaagttaataaaatgaaagtattttcactttttgagttgttttcaaaagttttcagttttttgtaaaaattgaagatttttcctttttggtgtTTAGTTGAAAGAGTTTTtgcaaacaaattaaaacaaaatcggattAAACACTTTTAAAGATTTTCTAAGCAAACGCcatattttgtgaaaaataaaataaagggcTTAAAAACATTTCAGAGTATctgattttttgtattttaaaaatatataatgagTCAATTTACTTTTAGttatttccatttttcttgttgcttatattaaaaataaattttatttctacTTGCTCAATTtagtaaattaaaaaagatttattattatttttaatagttTCCTTATCATTAATTAACTACATAAAGCATTTGTAGTCAAACTAAGATTTTCAAagcataattaataaaattaatttaataaaataaatctcTAATAAGTAATTTCTTAAAGAGAGTGTCAAATTAACTTGGGTCAAGTAAAAAAGAACGAAGGAAGTAATTTAAGATTCAGGGAGGTCATGCCTCAAttcaaaaagtgaagatattgttATCTCATAATCTTCTTTTAAACCAAAAAGATTAGAGGTGTTAAGCAAAATTTACTCAAATATACACTTTTATGCTTGTGttattagaaagaaaaaaaaaaaaaaaaaacaatgtttATTTGGACCCAAAAAAGAAGCCATgtttataatgattttatgtcatttttcaaGAATGAATTGTTAGTTTAGTTCCAAAAAACTGAAACGTTTGTGGCGAGAGGCACCATTAATGCTCATGCAAAACATCACGCGTTTCATCAAAGTTGACAAATAAATTGACAAATTACTACTTCCTTTGTGTCAAAATAATTATCGTATTTTTAATTGAAACGTCCCTTAAGAAagcattaataaaaataatattttaattattttacctTCTAAAAATGTTTCATTGTGTTATATCTcctcaataaatatttaatgCCAACTCAATTAATGATGTGTAATTAATATAAAAGGTAGAATGAGAAAAAACTGctaaattttatcttattttttataaatattttgagaggGAGAGAAGCGAACAGTAAAATTGTTGTAAAGACTGAAAAAACCAAAACGTGCCAgccaaaaagtgaaaaatgacaAGAGCATTTTGTTGCATGTTTGCGACGTGGCGACTCACTGATGATACTACTACTGACTACTAGTAGTAACGCATGCcactttcttttatttgtatttgCATGCAAGTACTACTACTTTCTTTATTTGGGATATTCATCCATTGGCCTTTTTTTCTGTCAAAATGGAAGTACCACATAGACGTTTGGGGTTCTTCCTTGTCTATCTCTTCTTTTTATCTACTCCCCTAGTCAGTCAGGTGATTGCCAAGATGGAAGTATGCATATGAAGTAATTTTTCACCTAAATCACTCAAGTTTTTTTCTAGAGAAAGGATAAATGTCTATTCAAGTTTACATACAGCTTCAAATCTTTTTACTTGCTGTTAAGTcccataaaaaatttaaatctttcaatattatttaagtgataaataAATCTATACTAATTTTCTCTAAACATCTACTGAAATTAAGAAAGTGACATATCTTGAACACGGAGGGGAAGCACGCCAAATACAAAAAGGAAAGccagcctacattattgtacaaGATGTGATTATAGATATATTCTTAAAAATCTAGTTAAAACTGTTGACCTACTAAATATATTTAACATGCCTAACTAGAGATACTCTTCAGTTtcactactactactactataaGAGAACTACTATTAGTTGATGATATCACTTCAAATTTGAAGATAGGAAACAGTTGCCAACTAAAAGCTCAAGTTTCGTGAAGTCTCAAATCAACAACCGCAAAAACTAATAGCAACAATAAACAAAATATTTAGCCaaagtaaaaaggctaaagatgctaCTCTTACAACAAAGTATTTCGTATAAACACTTCAATATTGGCATACAGGGAAAGAAACCACTTCAACGATATTCTTGTTGACACTGTCAATGCAAAATGTATTATTTAGCCGCCCCTCTGTCAGCTAAAACGGAAACATATCCAGCAACGTCAATACTGGTGTCTAGTCCTCGAGCTCTTGGCCAGCACCCTCCTCCGGTGAGGTTGACTTGGGAAAGAATTCTTCACCAGAATACAGCTCTTGAAATATCTGCAAAAAAATAGCGCAGCACCAAATTGGATAATGTTGAGTATCTACCCTTCTCCTCAATCACTATTAGCCCTTGGGAAATGCATGTGAACGGGCCATCGCAAAGAGGACACCAgataaaaagaaggaaaaagagggCGGGATCAGGGGGAGAAGAAGATAGGGACCAACATAAGAGAGGTCCATTTAAGAAAAGCGGAATGCATGTTACCTTTTCTGTAGCACCCAGAAGATCATGGTAATATGGACTCCCATCTGGCGTAGGGGTACAAATGATGTTATCTAGTACATCCTGAAACTGATAGACACAAATTGGGAAAATCAGGACAACTCGCCAGGCACATATCACAAACTCAGGGATCATTTGGCAGCATGTCGGATAAACTGAGATTATTAGTTCATGGATCAATGATTATATGGGGATTGTAAGGTAAATCACAACCTGATATGCTTCGTTTGCCGTTTGCTACAGTTGGCTTAATCATGTCAGTGATACCTTGACAGTAACCCAATCTTGCGTTTTACACTCTTGGATTAAATTACTAGTCCAAAAATAGTCTTCATGCAAAACAAGTTTTTCTATTATCTATACGAAACTAGATTAATTAACTACACTACAATATTTAATTTTCCATCACAAATTCATAGCGTCCATCAATCTAACACTAATTATCCATAATTTTAAACAATGAagtataacatacaaaagaagaagaatcgCAAACtggtttaaaaaatataataatttttgggaagaaaatagaaagagAAGAACAGGACATAGAAAAAAGGTAAGATGATTTTTGCAGAATGGGAGAAGAATAATGAAgggaaaaatgaaatgaaaagaaagggGTAGAGTACATTAAATTGCAAGGGAAGGAGAAAGAAATACAAATGAAAGGAAAGAGACTAAGTGATCTGCTGAAGGAAGGAACAAGAGGAGGAGACCAGAGGCAGGAAAGGGTATATGTCAGCTACATGGCTTTTCCCTCTTGGGAGTGGACAACCGGCGCAGGCTAAAGCAATCTGCAGGAAAGAGAAGTCGCAGGAGGTAGCAAGATGTAACTGGAAAGGCTCTGTATTGGAGGAGATGGAGAGGAAGAAGGAAGAAGGAAGGAGGAAGAGAAATGATGCAAAAGCTACCCCTAACCCTATTTATAAATGGGGATCAAAAGGGTAATTCTCCCACTTTTTGATAAGCGTAACTCTCACACCTAAACCAATGGAATCTAACCCCCGGCTATTAATACCACAGCCTCGCTCTAGATAAAATAATGACTGAATTGGGCGATACGTAATCCAACTGCTCAAGTCTGACTTCCAATTTCACACAAACCACAGTATTGATTAACTTCAAGAATAAAAAATTCCTATCTGGCAACCAACTAATGCACCCTGCTCAGTGACACTAATGTGCATATTAGACGTTCTATTTGATAAGTTGAAAATTTATATCTAGATGTGCAAAAGATTCCAGGCCAAAATAAACAAGATAATTCATAGCCCTGACGGAAACAAAATTGACCAAAAACAAAGGCCCAAAAAGGGAAATGCTCATGATAGCTGTTTCAGCGTTTTTACAAACAAAAAGCAATATCAAAACCAATAGCACATTTCCTTGGCGAAATGAAACAAGTAACTGGGGATAATTCTTATAGAAACAAAATGGAAGAGCAGCTATGTAGaacaaaccaaaaacaaaacaagatattGCAGATACCTTAGCAAGCTCTTGAGTATACAAGACACTCCAAAGTAAGGCAGGTTTTGCATCCCTAGTTTCACTTTGGTCCTCAGCAGAATCATTATTTCCAGAACTTCCAGAAACAGGAATGTGAAATAGCACATTGATGGCTGCATTTAGTAGCTTCTTCCCCTGAACATCGTCATCACATATAGCTGAAAGATAAGTCAAATACCTGAAAGAGAAAGCAAAGAACCAATTGAGATTGAGTAAGATACTTAAGGAATTAATCAAAAATTTGTAACTCCAATTCTATTCAACTTAATAGTACTAATTACTACTATATTTAGAGATATTCACAGCCGTGGTAGCAGacactaatgcttgcattagcATAAGCTGACTACCGGAGGGGGTGTGGCCCTTCCCGGACCCTGCGTGAAcgcgggatgctttgtgcaccagGCTGCCCTGCCCATTCACAATACTGAAACCACGTTCTTAGAGTAGTCAACATGGTTTCAAAAGCTTGACGGTGAATATTTGTTATAGGTAGCTGAACAAACTTGATAGACCACAGTGGATGACTGAGTCATGTACACAACTTGCACATACTTCTTGACAAGAACTTGGTGTCTATTAAAGAAATCTTTTGACTTATGAAGACAATAGGTAGTTAACGTGAGCAATAACATTCTAAAAGTGAAGGCGGACTAAGGAGAACATCCTAAAACAGATAATGAATTCTAATTAGTGATATGTTAACAGGGATGTGTCAGCAGACCATACAGCAATGGAATGATGGTGAGTGAAATAGATATTAGGCGGCCGAACTCACATTCCAGAGGGACAAACAGCTACATTGCTACTCAACTGAAGCGCACGGACTGCTGTGACCTGCTCAGGGAAGAGAGCTGGAGAAAAAAATGATAAGGtaaaaagatttcaaattttaaaataagaagTGGTTTGGGCATCTATCTTACATCGAGGAGGAAAAAATGCCAGACAATTGGCTACATCCAATTTCAAAGAGTGCTTTGAGATGCATATACTCCTAGCCAGCTTCTCAGTTATATTTCGCGAGCCAAAATCACCACATACATTTTGCAGAGCATCAGGAGAAGAATGAGGCGGTGGTGATTCAACCACAAAAGATGGAGCTAATATCAGTTTATGGCTGAACAATTCTTGTTCAGAAGCCAAGCAAACACCCTTGTAACTCCCACTAGCCTGTGAAATCATCAAAATGACATGTCAACCCAAGAACTTTACAAAGGTTTAGTTGCACCAAAAGAGAGCTGTTAAAAAAACCTTAATAGGAACAAGAAAAGCATCACTTCGAACCTTGTCCATAAGGAGACAATTAACAGGCATCCGAAGAACCTGGAAACAAGTTGAAGTAAAGATAGACAATTAGCCTCAAGGAAGACTACTAATAACACGACAATTCGAAGAATTCCAGAgaattaaaaatcaattaaCGATCATCGAGGAACAGGCATTATAAATAACCTTGATGTTTAGCACAATAAGAACTTCATTTGCAAATTTCCAAATACAACGTATAATATAAACAATGAATGAagatatcaagagaaagaataCTTTTCAATTATAGAAGAAAAGGTAACAGAAGAGAAACCCAAACAAGATGAATCTTTTATTTGATGTGAAATGAAACGTAAAGGCTGAGCTCATTCacttatcaaaaaattaaaattaagctCATTCAGCAGTCCTCAGAATTAAAGATCAATTAAGTTTCCTAAACAGTAATCCTTCAGGAGGTAAACAACAGTGTGAATAATCCCCGAATGCTTGTCTTTCAGTACTACTAAGCTCATTAACATTTCTAACTTTGAAGCAGTAGGGCTAAATTGCAACTAATCACAAATGTATAGCTCAGTGTGAGGAACAAAAAATCAAGGCCAACAACTAGCTCCAAAATTGTTTAATAGACTTCTGGCTCTAGAGCTAAGCACCCTAAGTTACATGCTGGGAGAGCTGATACATCACCCAACAGCCGATTTGAGACCCATAGGGACGCTCTTCGGTCCTATGTAATGCACCTTTTTCACTTTCACAGAGGAACTTATGATTGAATTTTCACAAAACGTGAACTTTTCTCTATCTTGAGGAGGATGGCAAAGCGatgagaaaataaatacaaccaaaatacaaaaaaggccagaaacataatgcataattGGACATTTTATACTCTCTACTATTGACATCATTTGTCCCAGTGGAACCAAAATGCAAAACCAAGTGATACTAGATGGAGTTCTCAAGGAAAACACATGTTAAAAGACTTACATAAATGCATCCTTTGACTGCAGCACGACGACAAAAGGCCTGTGGAAGTTCCCCTTGACCATAAATGGGGTAAATCATAGCACCAGGTGCATTAGGAAACCTAAAGTTTGTGAACAACAGGTAAACTATAAAATTATGTTTATGAAAGGGAAGCATAAGACCATAAGATGTCAAGGCATATAAAGATAACTTTCCACCTCAGTAGATCCattattatgattaattagtctCAAGATCAAATCGCCTTCTCCTTTTTCTAACAGCTTCAACAGATGATTAAATAGTCTCTAGGATTTGCCTTGTGAAAACGACCaacccaacttttttttttttttttttgaaattggtaaCATCGACCAACCCAACTATACATAGAGCTCTCTAGGTTTTTGAATCTCTCAGTTAACAATCTTACCAGTACAAGATCAAGGTTTGACTTAGCATAAATGCTCGGGGAACAGTTAACAGACATGAAAACACAAATGTGTGAGTATAAAGGTTAGATCTGTTTCACCCACGCATGCAAGCATAACCTAAGCATGCCTCCTATTGAActtattattttcatatattatagATGCGAATGGGCAATAAAAATAGATTAGCCTAATAATATCCAGTATTTCCATAACTAGGAGCATGAAACTCAGTTGTATGACAAAGGGGAAAATAAACAGCAAGAAAATGGATGAAGTGCTTTCATGATTAGTACACGACCATTTCCTTTTGGTATAAAGCTTGTATACAGGGATTTCCCATTtgtcaataaaatcatttaccttatcaaaaaaaaaaaatgattagtacACGACCATTTATGTACAAATGGACCAGGTACTTCAGGATTAGTACAccgctgttttttttttttttctgaaaatgatTAGTACACTACTGTtctatgttttaaaaaaaaaaaaaaaaaaaaaaaggaagaggtactttcatgatttctacATGCCAGTTTTACGTACAAAGGAAGGGCTAAGTAACCTGCCAACGGATGAGTGATAAAGGGCCAACCGATCGATACCATCTTTTGTCTTGAGAACACTTTTGGACAAATCCCCAATCTCTTGATCATAATCTGCCATTGCTATTGCATATAGAATAATCCTAAAATAGAAAAGTTCACTACTAAGTCAGGCGAATAATAGCTAGAATCTAACATACAGTAAaaagatcaaaaaaaataactcCAAATGACATCCCAAATTCTGGATACACAGTCGTAAACAGCTTATATTCATAAACCATTTCAATTATGGATACACAACCATAAGCAGTTACAATTCATAAATCATCCGCATCTGTAGAAAACAATGATTCGTAGAACTTTTACAAATGTTAAGGATTCTATGTTTTGTCTGTGAGGAAGGTGTGCTTTTTCGCTTGGCTGTCCAGTGATTTTGACTGCGGAAAATCTTAGAAAGTGAAAGGTTGTCTGCGTCAGTTTACATGTGTAAGGAGGCGGACGAGGACATGAATCATCTACTCCTACATTGTGGGATTACCATGAGGCTATGGTGGGATATGTTTAGGTGGTTTGGCACTTCATGGGCAATGACCAAAAACTGTAGAAGAGTTGATGTTCAACTGGAAGAGTgggagaagaaggagaagacaTAGCGCTTGAAACATGGTTCCACTTGCGCTAATATGGGTGTttggagagagagaaataagAGAGTGTTTGAAGAGATGAGTCGAATTTCTCTCCGTTGAGAAGTAGTCTCCgctcccttattttcttttggtgctCACATAAAGTTCCTTGTGTATAGATGATTGGGTGGAGTTTGTAGAGAATAATAGATTCTTTACCTTTTGGTATACCCCTTGTATACGACCATTTTGgccatgtttatgaatgaaatacattcactcgataaaaataaaaaaagatgcATAGACCATGGGAAAGATGGAGTAATTTATCAGAACTCCTTTCCAATAGGGGGCATCAATATTTTATACAGACCACCACATTGATGCCCATGGAATCATAtaagtaacatatataaagCAGTAAACTACTTTGGCCTAAGATAACATTACCAAGAACTTCATCAGACTGGGAAATCAAACTGGATATTAACGGTCTCAAGTCCATTGAAAAGCAAAAAGAGATAAAGTTCAATAAGCACTGTCATTTACATATTAATGAACCATTTCTTCTCCGTAtgtggaaagaaaaaagaacaaacaatAGCGGTTCAAATTGTTTAAAGAAGTAGCAATAGATAAGCAAATACTCTCCGTTTGGCATGCTTTTGATTAAAATGAAAAGCTTCCTACTTTATTAGGCTGAGGCATCAACAGGAATCACACAATCAACTTATGCTTTTAATGTTCCTACTGTTTATTCAATCAACATAAGCAAAcgataaggaaaaaaaaaaaaaaggaatagcAATAAAACAGGAAACTGTGACTAACAGAAAGGCGAAGATTCGATCTGTACGATTTTAGCTTTTTCGAGAGCCCCATTTTGCTTAAAAACTCCACAAACGAACTCTCTAAATCCTGCTCCGGTATCCTCTCACTCTCCCCACCACCAAGATGCCCTTGTACCATCTTAAAGAATCTCATCAACTGATTCTTCTCAGTAAAACTCAATTTCCTGTCCTTAAATATCGCGCTACGCGAATCAGGTACATTCTCCAAATTACCCTCACCATCACCCATAAAACTCCCATCAATACCCTTAAACTCCATATACTGATTCACTTCAGActtcaaaatcaaatcaatcatACCATCAGCACATAACAAAACCCTAGGCCCACTCAAATCAATGTTAAACTTCCTAGATTGTTCCAATGGCTCCGACCCGTAAGATTTAATCTCAACAGACGAGTAAACCGGCCGGGTCGAAATACCGACCCGGGTATAACCCGAATCAATTTCGGGTCGTGAAATTGCGGGAATTGGGGATTGCGATGATTGAGATTGGATGTATGAAGTGAATTCGTTAAGTGTAAGTGATGCGTAGTGGGACCCGTAATTAGGGTTAGGGTCTAAGTGGAGGACTGATTTTCCGGCGGCGGAGGCGGCGGCGGCGAGGATGGATTCCGGTAACCCGGTGCCGATAACTATAAGGTCGAAATTGGATGGTTCAATAGGAGGATACGACGTAGTTTCATCCATTGGAATGTTGCGAAGCAGCAAATCTAGCAATTGTGAATTTTTAGATGTAAGGCTATTTTATAGGTGGACTTGTTCCTCATTTTCTCTTAATTAGGGGGTTTTTGAGGAAAACCAGAAAAATGGAACTCAACTCAAGtaaataaaatgatttaaattCCTGAAAATTAATCTTATTCATTTCACCACAATCCATGCTAGTAAAGGTATCTAATGATTGGTGTTTGGATTATatctttgtttaattttaaGTCAGTActagtttttcctttttttaagaAAC from Lycium ferocissimum isolate CSIRO_LF1 chromosome 2, AGI_CSIRO_Lferr_CH_V1, whole genome shotgun sequence includes:
- the LOC132039777 gene encoding rab escort protein 1 isoform X2, producing the protein MADYDQEIGDLSKSVLKTKDGIDRLALYHSSVGRFPNAPGAMIYPIYGQGELPQAFCRRAAVKGCIYVLRMPVNCLLMDKASGSYKGVCLASEQELFSHKLILAPSFVVESPPPHSSPDALQNVCGDFGSRNITEKLARSICISKHSLKLDVANCLAFFPPRSLFPEQVTAVRALQLSSNVAVCPSGMYLTYLSAICDDDVQGKKLLNAAINVLFHIPVSGSSGNNDSAEDQSETRDAKPALLWSVLYTQELAKFQDVLDNIICTPTPDGSPYYHDLLGATEKIFQELYSGEEFFPKSTSPEEGAGQELED
- the LOC132039777 gene encoding rab escort protein 1 isoform X1; the protein is MDETTSYPPIEPSNFDLIVIGTGLPESILAAAASAAGKSVLHLDPNPNYGSHYASLTLNEFTSYIQSQSSQSPIPAISRPEIDSGYTRVGISTRPVYSSVEIKSYGSEPLEQSRKFNIDLSGPRVLLCADGMIDLILKSEVNQYMEFKGIDGSFMGDGEGNLENVPDSRSAIFKDRKLSFTEKNQLMRFFKMVQGHLGGGESERIPEQDLESSFVEFLSKMGLSKKLKSIILYAIAMADYDQEIGDLSKSVLKTKDGIDRLALYHSSVGRFPNAPGAMIYPIYGQGELPQAFCRRAAVKGCIYVLRMPVNCLLMDKASGSYKGVCLASEQELFSHKLILAPSFVVESPPPHSSPDALQNVCGDFGSRNITEKLARSICISKHSLKLDVANCLAFFPPRSLFPEQVTAVRALQLSSNVAVCPSGMYLTYLSAICDDDVQGKKLLNAAINVLFHIPVSGSSGNNDSAEDQSETRDAKPALLWSVLYTQELAKFQDVLDNIICTPTPDGSPYYHDLLGATEKIFQELYSGEEFFPKSTSPEEGAGQELED